AGCCAACCATCAGCGACGTGCTGTTGTTCCATGCAGGTGTTCACACTGAATGTGTTTTGTATAGGGAAATACAAAATACAGGATCAGTGGCTGGAGATGGGCAAAGTACCAACCCATCTGACTCTGGAAGGTTGCCCCTAGACCTCCCGAGTGACACTGCAGCTCCAGAGAGCTGTGACAAGTCTTCAGTTTAGCTGGCAGAGTGTCAAAACTGCCTCCTCAAGATGGGACTAgctgggggaggtgggaggagtgCTGAGAGCTAGCAGGGTCCTTGGGAAAGGACTCGGTGCCTCTGAGGTCTGAGGAAGGCACCCAGACACAGGCTTGGCACATGCGGGAGAAACGCTCACAAGAGGCATCAGGAAAGCATCTGCGGCAACCTCAGTGAATCCAGGGAAAGACCTAGCAGGTGATGTTGGTGTAAGTATATGCGCAtggtttccttttgtttcttcagcTGCACCTCTTACTGACAGCTGTCACTGTGCTCTCTGCTCTGGGTGCCCTACAGAAACACATTTAGTCACATTTTGCTATGAGTGGAGGGTGTTTCCAACTTAACTGGCTATCATGAGAGTGGTCCTTCCCTGGGTCATGTCACCCTGAGATCGGGTACAGGGACACATGGGGCACATGGCTGTGGGGAGTCAGAGGAATGCGGTGGGAAGCGGAGAGCATCCCAGAACATCCCCAAGGCCTCAGAGGGAGGCTGGTGGCACCCACAGTTACTGGTCACTCAGGGGATGTCTCAGCATGTGCGAGTGGTGCTTTTCCACACTCTAGCAACAGTGATAATAGCCAACATTTTTCCTCAGGGAGATTGTGCTTTGTGGGCATGGTCCAAACATATGCCAAAAGGGGTAGTAGGTCTTGCCTTTTTCTTGACACTCTCAAGAAACCAATGTCACTCTGCAGGGGGCTAGAGTGAGTGTGAGGGAAAGTGACAGTGTGGAAGCAATGGAGCAATCGATATATGGTCTTCATACCGAAGAGCTAGCCCCTCTCTGGATGGCCTGGTCTATCCTCAGGGGTGCAATGAAAACCTCTCTGACCAGTGGAGTGGAACAGTTTCCCTGCAGACTCAGTACACTTGGCCCAGCCACTCAGGCATTCTTCAGAAGGAGTGAATTTAGTGTGTATTGAGAAAACAAAGTCTGCTCACAGTTCTGGTCTCGCTacagctgcaggctgagctgtcAGGAGCTAGGCAGATCACAGGGAGCAGGGACTGCTGATCATTAGCACATCTCTGCAGGAACGATAAGAAAGGCCCACTGGGATGAATCAAGTTAGCCCAGGCTTTGACTTttccaggctgcaggcaggctgtgcCAGAATCTTAAATGTAAAATCAAGCCCTGGCCCATGCTTTTTGCCTAGCAGAGGAGCTTATCCATCTTCCCTGAGGCCCATTAAAACCTCCTGCTGAACTGCagacatttttagaaatgcaCGCTCTGTCCGGATGCTGTCAGTTAGATCCATCTCTCTGCATTTCCCTGCGGAGCCATATGCCAGATCCTTGCCCTCCGCAGGAAGGGTTGTGTCGTGCTGGAGCTGTGCAGGCGATTTGCTTCCCtgccccttcctctccctgctcccaccagcaGCCATCATCAGCCAAGCAGCTCCATGTCCTTGGTTGCTCTCAGCTCTTCGTCGGGACCTTCTTCcccagagcagccagcagctggatTATGGATTTTAGGATTTTGGCCCCATTCAGCAACAGGCCCTGGCTTGGCATGGGCAGCCAGCGAGGCTGTCCAAGCGGGGCAGGCTGCTTAGCATGACACATCAGAGATGTCTGGCTTTGGGAAATCCTCTGCTTTGGTCCATGCCACCCCACCGCAGCCCAGTGCTGAAAGCAcatccccagctgcagcagccttgtgTTCACTCACACAGCTGCCATTTCTGAGTACCAGTATGTCcataaatgagagagagagattgttTTGATTGGGATTTTAGCATTGCAGGTGATGAACACTCTAATACAAACATGTGTTTGGGGAGACAAATTGTCCAATTTGTTGAGCTAATGAATTTAATTAGGATTTATTTGATTTAATTTATACTTGGTAAGACAGAGCCTGCATCCCCTTGGCAGCCGTTCTCAGCACAGCTGCACAATTCAACCTGTAATGCAGACAGATGCCCCTCCTGAGGGCTGGACCACTGGCCAGAAGTTCGAGCAATATTTCAGCCGCTTGCCTTGCACAAGGGAGCAAGGGGAGGCTGTTGCAGGGAAATGTTTAATAGCAGGAGCAGAGGGGTCTTTCGGAGCTAGCCTGATCCGATAGCTGTCAGCTAGACAGAAACAATGCATGGATCTTGGGCAGTGAGGGACAAGAGACTAGGGGTGGATCTGTCACTTAAAGTCAGCCAAGCTATGTTGGATGTCTCCCCGGAAGGCAACATTGCACCACGTTTAGCAGTGTCCTAAGGAAAACTGCTTGGTCTGGCCACCATTATGCAAAAATGGTGACGACAGTTCCTTCTTGCCGTGTAACGTGTGAACTGGCAGACTGAGGCTGAAGGTCCTCATTCATGCATGCAGCCAGGCTGCTCCCATTGCCCTCCAAAGATGGCTGGTGGCTCCATGATGCGGCATCTGCATCCCTGTGTCTCACTGCCTGCTGTGCTGGCCAGCCCTCCTCTGGttctgcccagctctgcctcccagcAGGCTACTGGGATCTTgcttcctctccctgctgctgtcagGCAGCACAGAAACAAGACATTTTCCCAGGTAGCCAATGTGGATGGAGTCCAGCCCAGAGCAGTAAGAAAGCTGAGACATTTAGGAAACAGACATGTCGGGAAAGGTTAAAGGTATTTGCTGTGGTTAGTCTAGAAAAGAGATAGGtggggaggtggagagggaggaacaGGACAATATTTCTGATGTCTAAAGGTCGTTTGTAAAAGGGCACTGATCAGTTGTGCTGCTGGTCCACAGTGTCATTGATCTAATTCCTCACAAAAAACAGCTTTAGGGTCAATACTTTCTTATCACAAATGTCATAATATTTAACTTTATAAAATTTATATGATTAAACTCTATAGCACGTAATCATTTTGGAGACAATGGAGCAAACCACACAAGGAGCTGGCCTGCTCCGTCAGTGCGTCACAGGACTTTTGCTGGCTGGAGCTCAACTGCTTCTAAATCCTGTCCAGCCACCCTCTAGGCTCTTCTGGCCTCCGTCATCGCTATAGCCCAGCCACACCTAAGGGCCTCACTAAAACACTTTCAACCGTTCTTTGTTAATGGGAATCCAGATTTTTattgatttaggaaaaaaaggcatgtcAGCTTCTTCAATACCTCGCGGGCTTTTTTTGAGCTGGCCATCTTCCACGTCCACCATGTAAATCTCTGTATGTCCCTCTTCCTTCTGCCTCCTCCAggtcttcccttctctccttatTGCAGGGAGGGGTTGATGTCTCAGAGCCAGAAGGTCCCTTGAGTTCAGTGTCAGCAGTGCCCTCCTGCTCTTGGTGGCAACATGCGTGGTATCCCTCAGGGCTGAACCCTTTCCTCTAGAGAGACCCACGTACTCAGTTAGGGAGGCCGAGGCAAGTGTGGCGCATACAGAGCAGCCCATGGGAATGTGCTCTCCTCCATCACACACACATTTATGAAGGTTGCTTTAGTTACGGTTTTCCTGCCTCAGAGGTGGGGTACAGACAAGCTGATCACCCAAAATCCCTTCCACCTCATGATCTGTTCAAGGAATTAGccaataggaccccctgggaaactgccctcagggacaagggagcagaacagagctggcagatctttaaggatgctttccatagagtgcaagagctctcaatccccaggtgtaagaaatcaggaaaagaaggcaagagactggcatggatgagtcgagacctgctggtcaaactaaagggcaagaaggaaatgtacaggcagtggaagcagggacaggtatcctgggaggAGTATAGGGACACTGCCTGGTCGTGTAGGGATGgcgtcaggaaggccaaggcgcagctcgagctgaacttggcaagggatgcaaagaataataagaagggcttctacaggtatgtcagccagaaaaaggtcaaagaaagtgtaccgcCCTGATGAAcacaactggcaaactggtaacaatggatgaggagaaggctgaggtactcaacaacttttttgccttcactggcaacctctcttcccacacctcttcaGTGGATGGATGCatgacagggactgggggagcaaagtccctctcACTGTAAGAGAATATCAGGTTTGTGACTACCTGAGGAATCTGAatatacataagtctatgggacctgacaaggtgcatcccagagtcctgagggaattggctgatgtagttgccaagccactcttcATGATAtgtgaaaagtcatggcagtcaggtgaagtcctcggtgactggaaaaaaggaaatattgcccccatttttaaaaagggtagaaaggagggcCCTGAGAACTACCAACCTGCCAGCCACACCTCTGTgtctgggaagatcatggaacagatcctcctagaagctatgttaAGGCACGTGGAGGACAGGGAGTTGATTCGACACAActagcatggcttcaccaagggcaagtcttgcctgaccagcctagtggccttctatgatggagtgactacatcagtggataagggaagatctatggatgtcatctatctggacttctgtaaggccttcgacacagtcccccacaacatccttctccctaaattggagagagatggatttgatgggtggactgttcagtggataaggaattggttggatggttatATCCAcagagtagtggtcaatggctcaatgtctggatggagatcagtgatgagtggtgtccctcaggggtccgtattgggaccagtactgtttaataacTTCATCAATGatatagacagtgggatcgagtgcaccctcagcaaatttgcagatgacatcaagctgagtggtgcagttgacacgcctgagggacgggatgccatccagagggacctggacaagcttgagaagtgagtccacgtgaacctcatgaggttcaacaaggccaagtgcaaggtcctgcacgtgggtcagggcaacccccagtatcgatacaggctgggggatgaagggattgagagaaGCCCTGCggagagggacttgggggtgctgCTGGATTAAAAGCTGGACATGaactggcaatgtgcgctcacagctgagaaagccaaccatatcctgggctgcatcaaaagaagcgtggccagcaggtcaagggaggcgattctgcccctctactccactctggtgagaccccacctggagtactgtgttcagctctggggcccccaacataagaaagacatggacttgcttgagtgggtccagaggaggcccatgaagatgatcagggggctggagcacctcccctatgaagacaggctgagagagttggggttgttcagcctggagaagagaaggctccggggagaccttattgtggcctttcaatacttataagaaagatggggatggactttttaatagggcctatagcgataggacaaggggtaatggctttaaactagaagagggtagattcagactagatataaggaagacattttttatgatgagggtggtgaaacatcagaacaggttgcccagagaagttgtagatgccccatccctggaaacatgcAAGGTctggttggacggggctctgagcaacctgatctagttgaagatgtctctgcttattgcaggagggttggactagatgccttccaacccaaaccatcctatgattctatgatctgcaTGTGCAGGACATTTCTTCCTGCACTCATTACTGGCAGGTAGGCCCAGCAGGTTGCAGAAGATGGTTTTTCAAAAGACAAGCCAGGTGGCCTGGCTGTGCCACAGGGAACACACATGTTCCACTGCAGTCTGGCATGCCAAGGGCTGGAGGGCAGACAACACGTGGATGCTTCTCCAGGGTAAGCAAGAGCTTCcctgtgctgttttcctttctcccagaTGCTGCTGCTAATGTGcctgttgtggtttttgtttagATTACATCAACACACACAACCTCCACCGGCCTGCTGCGGCGGggcacacaggaaagaaagagagcgGGTTGGTGGGTGGCTCTGCCGCCGGCACCGGAGCAGCTGGGGTTCCAGCTGCCAGGGCTTCGGACTCGGAGCTCATCAGCTTTTGCTACCTGCACATGcgagagcagaggaaggaaagagagagcaggACAGATATCaatgaaaacctgattttttttgagGAAACTCGTCCCAGGACCAAATCCGACCCCACTTCCAAAAGCTCTGGCCAAGGCTACAATGGGGCAGCTAACCAGTATGACCCAGATGGCCTTGACCAAGACAGGCACGCAAGCAGGGCCAGGGCACATACCATAGACACCCACCTGCGGAGTGATGCCTCACACTTCTACTGTGAGTCCTGCCAAGCCAAAATCAAGAGCCGGCTGGCCTCATGCAAGGGGGGCAAGCCTGGCAGCACCCGGGACAATATGGTGGACTTGATGTCACTTCCCCCTCCCGGGAGCGATGAGGAAGAAGACGAGACAACGTCCCTGCTCCCCGCCATCGCTGCCCCCCCTCCCGGCTTCCGAGACAACAGCTCAGATGAGGACGACCCCAAGCGCCGGGCAGCTGCccagagccaggagcagggccGGCACCTCTGTGGCATTCTCTACGACGAGATCCCTGTCACGCTGATAGACAACGTGCAACCACGGACGGTCCGAGACCATGCCCAAGAGCTGGACGATGCCCTGGTGTCCACCCTGCAGGCACTGGAAGCCCTGGCTGCTTCAGAGGATTGTCCGCATCCCCCACCACAGCAGACAGCAGGTATTTCGGTGGctgtgactttcttttttccctataGCCTTTCTTTCCTATGGTACATCCTTCCCTTTAGTCTCCTTCTCCCATCCTATATGTGATTGTGGAGCAGCTTCTAGTAAAAACTAAGTTGTAGCAACAGGCTCTAGCAGGAGCAGCCAAGCTGCTGCTCAGACGATTTCTAAGAAGCTGAGGTGGGACTCCTCTCCCTGACAGTGGCTGAAGGAGTCTCTTGGTTATCCCGTATCTGCCATGGTCCACGTGCCACGATGCTGGGGTGAGGCGCTAACAAACCAGTACTGTGAGCATGAGTTCCTCCCTGCTGTGACTCCACTCAGCTGGTACCTTTGGTCCTCTGTCTTCGCAGGTTCCCACCCAGGTTTTGAAGTGTGTAAGACCTTCACAGGGCAAACCTGCTGTCAGATGGGTGTCCCTGGAACCAGCCTTCTGGCAGCACAGTCCTTTGTCCCTCTCCCCATCTTGGTTGCCCTACTCACTATGGCAGAGTAGCTGTTGCCCGATTTTCCTTCTCACTCCAGACAAGTCCCGGTAGCTCTGCTATTGCTAACACTGGAAGGCTTCCCAGGACCTTTTTCTGGGCCAAGAGCTCTTGCTGAATTGAGCTAGCAAGCCAGCTCAGTGCTGACAAGTGATCTCTCCTAAAAGCATTAACTCTTGGTTGCGGGAAGTCACTAAAGTTTCTCCGATGGGATGCTGTGTCTTGCATTCCGGGGACCCTCCTGCCGCTTGGAGTTCCCCTCTTCTCTGCGTAGCGGTGTGTGTGGATGTTGTCGTGGAGTtttctttgtgtccctcctcaGGTCTTATTGTCCTGGCTGCCATCACTCCTGAGTCATCCTTGGATTCTGGCCATGAAACCAACTCTTCAGAGCTAACTGATGTCTCAGAGATGGTCTCTGCTATGAAACAGCATCAGAACGCAGCCTACTTCCTCGCTCAACACATCAACAAAGAAAACCTCCTGGCCAGAAAAGACCTGCCTTTCCGAATACAGAGCTGTGCTGCCCAGGCTGTTCTCACCTCACCCTACTCCCTCAGCCACCAAGAGCCAAGCCCTTCATTGAAGCCAGCTTTCCCTCACCAAAGCCCCAGCCTTAGCAATTCCAAGAGcaaacaggagcagcagcatgcTGATCAGAGCTACACCTTGGCTGTCCAGCCGATGCTGACCCCCCAGCTTAATGAGCAGAACAGGGGGGCTCCAGTGCCAGGCTCTGAGTGCAGGGGTGCAGGCCACACAAAAGCTGCCTTTGAGATATCGCTGCATGCCACAGCAGCCCCGAGCAGGGAGCAGGCACAGGATCTACAAGAGAAGATGCTCAAAGAGGTCCAGCCGAGCTCCAAGCTCCTCCTGGATCAAAAAAGTGGTGTAACTCCAACCATCatttcagctgctctgcagcaagtgGCAAATGCAAAAGGCTCAGCTCCCCAGGTGGTAGCAGCCTCAAAAGAAGACAAGAACATGAATGGTACCAGCAGCTGTGCATCAGCCAGCAGCAAGCCTTTGAAACTTAAAGGGGGTCCACAAACTGCAGAGATATTATGcaactgtcagcagcagcagcagcagcagcaactctcTCCACAGCAGCACTGTGAAGTTTCTCCAAGTGCTAAAGAAACTCATGGCAGTAAGGCTGAAGCCTTCCACCTCACCTCAGCAGGTGAGGAAATGATGCCTGGTAAGACTTTTGCCTCTAAAAGCTACCAGCAAAAAGTGAGTAGAGATGCTTCAGGAAAAGCCACAAGCGGAGAGCCAGGTCAGAAGGCAGGTGGGGAAGCCACAAGCCTCGTCTTTCAGAAACACACAGCTCCTTCAAACCAAGGACAGAAAATGCAACAGGAAAGTTCAGCCAAAAGCTTAAAAGCTGAGAGTAGCAATCTGCACTCTCCATCACCTGGTAGCACTTTCAGGAGCACCAGTGAGGAACCCAAAGGGCCAGTCCAGCTGGTGCCCAGATCTGAGAGCCTGCAGATCAGCACTGTGCCttccaaaaaagaagaaaaagtcctGGAGGTAACCCAACAAGATGCTGATGTCCCAGCTAAACCCAAAGCTCCAAAAGCTCCCTTCAGGTTGAGGAACCTGTTCTCTGCAACATTTCCAACTCGGCTGAAGAAGGAGACAGATGAGCGGCAGGCCCAGCTGCAGAAGGTGAAGCAGTATGAGCTAGAATTCCTTGAAGAGCTGCTCAAGCCAAAGAACAAAGGTGACCTCCCACCACAGGAGTAtctgcaccctcctgcccctgGGCGCTGCAGCTGCCAGCTAAGGAGCAGTCCCGTGCAAAAAGTCCCAGGGATGTCCAGGGAGCAAAGGCGCAGCTGCGACTGCAAGCGGATTTGCAGGGGGGTGAGGCCACCCCCTAACCAGCTGGTGATGCCAGAACTGGAGAGGCGAGGAAGGGATAAAGTTACTGATGACCAGAAGCAGGCAGAAGCCATTATGTTGACAAGTGTGAGCAGCCCTTCCAAAGGCAAGCGGATACGATCCACAAGTTTAGAGTCCAGAGACTACCGGTCAGATCCAGAAAACAGTGTGTCCTGTTTGACAACGTGCACTTCCCAGGCGGAGTGCATGGGTGCTCCCCACTACAGGAAGCTCTTGCGTCGCTACAGTGTCAGTGAAATAGATAAGACTGATAGGACATCCCTGTCCTCTGACATCTACCAGAACATCTATACGACCAAGCAGAAAGGCCCCCAGAAAGAGCCTGAGCCCAGCATCCTTTGTCCTGTTCTGAAGAGCAAAATCCAGGAAGCCTCTGGAGTGGCTGACCCCTCCTATGTCCAGATAGCACAGGAGAAGAAGAACCAGAAGAGTTCAGCAGTGTTCTCTGTCCAGGAGGAAATGTATCCAAGTCCTGCTGAGCTGCGGGATGAAGACATGGAGGATGAGAAGTGCTGCTCCATCCGGTACTGCTTCTACTACAGGAAATGCGATGTTGCAGATGATGGGAGTGAGAAGGATGAGCTGTCCTATTCCATCCCCATGCAGATACTCCCAGGAATGAAGCTGGACAACCAGATGGTCCCAGTCATGAGCAGGACTCTTCAGGTCCTAGATGCAACAGCCTGCAGCAGTCCCAGTGACAGTCAGACCCAGGAAATAGATTTAAGGACCTCCAGTTTTGAGGGGAGCTTGGCAAAGATCAACACCCTTCGAGGCCATGCCTACAGCTTTCCCAATGGGTTTCTGCAAGTGCAGCTGGATACCAATGAGCTCCTGACTATCCTGAGGCAATGTGTGGTGAGCCCTGACGTCCGGGACTGCAAACCCTACATATCCCAGCTGGCTGAGTACAAGCAAGAGCTCGCCCTCAAGTTCAAGGAGTTTCGGGCATCCTGCCGCCGCGTGGCAGCCGTCGACAAGAGTCCTACCCACATGCTCTCTGCCATCACGAGCAGCTTCCAGGTGCTAAGCAGCCTCATCGAGACGTTTGTGAGGCTGGTGTACATCGTGCGCTCGGAGTCCCAGCGCCAAGAGCTGCTGACGAAGGTGGAGGAAGTGGTGAGAAACTACACCTTCCTCCTGAAGGCTGCGGAGGAGTCCACGGCCAGAACGCTGAGCCACCAGCAGACCGTGGAGCAGCTCGCCCGCCAGTCAGCCACAGTTGCGACTGTCATGAGCACGCTCACACGCTCCCTAAAGACGTTGATCAATAAGTAAGCCAGCTATGAAAACCAACAAGCCAGTGTGTTGGGCCATGTGCTAGTGATTCTCAAATCACATAGGTCTGGTGAGGATGCGTGTCTACAGGCCCACATCTACTGTGGTTTGCAGTAGCCAAGATGCTGTTTTATCTCTGCAGAATGGATGGTTGTGTTGGTGGTATTTTTGAAGGGTGAATTCATGCCCTGTCGCAAGCTGTGCAACCAGCTTGTCAGGGGTCTCAAGCAGCTCCTCTGCTTGCTTTCCCATGCTGGCTTGTTGGTGACGGTACTTGCGGGGCACAGTCACCCCATCTCCCCGCTAGTTTGGTTTCATGTGGTTCTGGGCCTCACTTGTGCAAAGACCTTTGTCACAGTATGTGGTAGGCCAGTGAGTTAGCAGTAACTGAGCCAAGATCTGGCTTCACTTAGGCAGTCTGGACCCAAACCAGTGTCTTGCCATGTAAACAGCTCTTCTGCCTCCAGGGTGTTCCTGGCCCACAAATGCAACGTAATTAGCAGCAGAATGGATCTCTGGGGTGCAAGTCCCTGCTGCTATGCTAGAGCCTCAGAAGTAGTCCTAGCACGGGCAGGATGCCATAACCCTGGGGCAGAGCTAGGTCACCCTAGCAGGCTCTACTCTCACAGCTTAGGCAGCAGTGCCCTAGTCCTGAGCACAGGTACTGCCTGTGCAAAAGGCAAGGGCTTAATGCCTGCAAgtagggaggatccagggaactacaggcctgtcagtctggcctcagtgccagggaaggtcaTGGAGCAGGTCGTTTTGAGTTCCATGACATGGCACatgcaggacaaccaggtgatcaggcccagtcaacatgggtttatgaaaggcaggtcctgcttgactaacctgatctccttctacaaggtgacccacttagtggatcaggaaaaaggctgtggatgttgtctacctacaCTTTAacaaagcctttgacaccatttcccacagcattctgctGGAGAAATTGGCTGCTCacggcttggatgggtgtactcttcactgggtaaaaaactggctggatggccaggcccaaagagttgtggtgaatggagttaaatccagttggtgaccagtcacaagtggtgttccccaggactcagtattggggccagttctggtTAGTATCCTTACCAATGATCTAGGTGAGGGGATcaagtgctccctcagcaagtttgcagatggtgccaagctgggcaggagtgttgatcggcttgagggtaggaaggctctacagagggatctggacaggctggatcaatgggccaaggccagttgtataaggttcaacaaggccaagtgccgggtcctgcacttgggtcacaacaaccccatgcaacaatacaggcttggggaagagtggctggaaactgcctggaggaaaaggacctggaAGTGTTGGTCAACAgttggctgaatatgagctggcagtgtgcccaggtggccaagaaggccaatagcatcctggcttgtaccagaaatagtgtggccagcagaactaGGGAAGCAATCGtacccctgtactcagcactggttgaggctgcacctcgatgctctgttcagttttgggcccctcactacaagacattGAGGtactggagcatgtccaaagaagagcaacgaagctggtgaagggtctagagcacaagtcttatgaggagcggctgagggaactggggttctttagcctgaagaaaaggaggctcaggggaaaccttatcactctctacaactacctgaaaggaggttgtagcaaggtgggtgtcagtctcttcccctaagtaacaagtgataggacgagaggaaatggcctcaagttgcaccaggggaggtttatattggatattaagaaaaatttcttcaccagaagggttatcaagcattggaacaggctgcccagggaagtggttgagtcaccattcctggaggtatgtaaaagacatgtagatgtggcactttgggacatggtttagtggtggacttggcagtgcgaGGTTAACAGttgactcaatgatcttaaaggtcttttccaacctaagtgattctttgattctatgattctgtgttccCCTTCCTCTGCTGGATGGCTGTGTCCATGCTAGAGAGCCTGCAAGGAACCCAGACTGATCTTTGACCATTGCAAGCCAGAAGCTGGGCTAGCAGCTGAGAGGAAACCTCTTTCACACCATTCTCCAGAGGTCAGGTCCATGCCTCCAAGGCTCAGCCCAAACCCTCACCTATTTCCTTTCACCATGCCCATTAGAGAGGAACCTCAGATCAGCTTTGTCTGTGAGCCATGGCTTGCCCCTGAGCCAGGCAGTGCTACTGCCATCAGCCAAAGGAGTTGCCCTCCTTGCCAGAGCATTGGGGTCCTTTTCCTGCTTCCACCAAACTGACTGCCATAAGAAGCATTATTTAGTACTGTGTAATGGTTATTTATTTGGAGTTGGGGTTTTTGgattggtttttttcacttcca
This region of Harpia harpyja isolate bHarHar1 chromosome 18, bHarHar1 primary haplotype, whole genome shotgun sequence genomic DNA includes:
- the FRMPD3 gene encoding FERM and PDZ domain-containing protein 3 isoform X1, which translates into the protein MPEERGGDDMECGQLPSDTLRQVTVQRHPHYGFGFVAGSERPVVVRSVAAGGPSEDKLLPGDQILAINDEDVSEAPRERFIELVRKAKDFIILTVLHTHQSPKSAFISAAKKAKLRSNPVKVRFSEQVTVGETDPDMLKKEALLLIPNVLKVFLENGQIKSFTFDGRTTVKDVMVTLQDRLSLRHIEHFALVLEYSSPEQSHRFLLLQDKQPLAHVVQRTHYHGMRCLFRVSFFPKDPVELLRQDPAAFEYLYIQSRNDVIRERFGTDPKPEMLLGLAALHIYITVSATRPSQKVSLKNVEKEWGLEPFLPPSLLQLVKEKSLRKSLSQQLKVHQNQPGGTKVSTAQAKLQYLRILNELPTFAGVLFNTVGLDEKQPATTLLVGPRHGISHVIDLKTNLTTVLSEFSKVSKIQLFRENQGVARVETSILDAKPLVLLMEWPEATNFACLIAGYCRLLVDSKKMIFSRAPSQPPPPQIIKADYINTHNLHRPAAAGHTGKKESGLVGGSAAGTGAAGVPAARASDSELISFCYLHMREQRKERESRTDINENLIFFEETRPRTKSDPTSKSSGQGYNGAANQYDPDGLDQDRHASRARAHTIDTHLRSDASHFYCESCQAKIKSRLASCKGGKPGSTRDNMVDLMSLPPPGSDEEEDETTSLLPAIAAPPPGFRDNSSDEDDPKRRAAAQSQEQGRHLCGILYDEIPVTLIDNVQPRTVRDHAQELDDALVSTLQALEALAASEDCPHPPPQQTAGLIVLAAITPESSLDSGHETNSSELTDVSEMVSAMKQHQNAAYFLAQHINKENLLARKDLPFRIQSCAAQAVLTSPYSLSHQEPSPSLKPAFPHQSPSLSNSKSKQEQQHADQSYTLAVQPMLTPQLNEQNRGAPVPGSECRGAGHTKAAFEISLHATAAPSREQAQDLQEKMLKEVQPSSKLLLDQKSGVTPTIISAALQQVANAKGSAPQVVAASKEDKNMNGTSSCASASSKPLKLKGGPQTAEILCNCQQQQQQQQLSPQQHCEVSPSAKETHGSKAEAFHLTSAGEEMMPGKTFASKSYQQKVSRDASGKATSGEPGQKAGGEATSLVFQKHTAPSNQGQKMQQESSAKSLKAESSNLHSPSPGSTFRSTSEEPKGPVQLVPRSESLQISTVPSKKEEKVLEVTQQDADVPAKPKAPKAPFRLRNLFSATFPTRLKKETDERQAQLQKVKQYELEFLEELLKPKNKGDLPPQEYLHPPAPGRCSCQLRSSPVQKVPGMSREQRRSCDCKRICRGVRPPPNQLVMPELERRGRDKVTDDQKQAEAIMLTSVSSPSKGKRIRSTSLESRDYRSDPENSVSCLTTCTSQAECMGAPHYRKLLRRYSVSEIDKTDRTSLSSDIYQNIYTTKQKGPQKEPEPSILCPVLKSKIQEASGVADPSYVQIAQEKKNQKSSAVFSVQEEMYPSPAELRDEDMEDEKCCSIRYCFYYRKCDVADDGSEKDELSYSIPMQILPGMKLDNQMVPVMSRTLQVLDATACSSPSDSQTQEIDLRTSSFEGSLAKINTLRGHAYSFPNGFLQVQLDTNELLTILRQCVVSPDVRDCKPYISQLAEYKQELALKFKEFRASCRRVAAVDKSPTHMLSAITSSFQVLSSLIETFVRLVYIVRSESQRQELLTKVEEVVRNYTFLLKAAEESTARTLSHQQTVEQLARQSATVATVMSTLTRSLKTLINK